GCACGTGCCGCCCGTGGTAGCGCGGCTTGACGATGTGCTTGACCTCGGGGTACTTGAGGTTGGCGCCGGGCTTGAAGACCTGCGCCAGGGTGAGCCCGAAGCCTTGCAAGGGCCCGGGCAGGAAGCTCTTAGCCATCGGTGGACTCCTTCGATGCGAGCGCGGGCCGGCCACGACGGGCGCTGACGCGGCCGCGCTGCGAGGTGCCGCCGGCGCGTCCGGACGGCGGTACGACGAGGTTCATCGGCGGGATCGGGAAGGCCGGGTTGGCGTTGATGTTGTCAATCTCCGGCTTCGCGCGCATGACGTACGACGCGACGCTCGCGAGCACGAGCACGGTGAAGATGCCGATCGCGATCCAGCCCCACATCGGCATCTTGTCGCCGTTGTCGTACATCGCGGTGCGGATGAACATCATGAACGTCGTCCAGACCAGCGCGACCGGGATCATGAACTTCCAGCCGAAGGCCATGAACTGGTCGTAGCGGAAGCGCGGCAGTGCGGCGCGCAGCCAGATGAAGCCCGACAGCAGCAGGCAGGTCTTGCCCAGCCACCACAGCATCGGCCACCAGCCCTCGTTGGCCCAGTCGAACAGGTTGAACGGGAACGGTGCCCGCCAGCCGCCGAAGAACATCGTGGTCGCCAGCGCCGACACGGTCACCATGTTGACGTACTCGGCGAGGAAGAACATCGCGAACTTCATCGAGGAGTACTCGGTGTGGAAGCCACCGACGAGCTCGGACTCGGCCTCGGCGAGGTCGAACGGTGCGCGGTTGGTCTCGCCCACCATCGCGATCAGGTAGAGGATGGCGCTGACCGGCAGCAGCAGGAAGAACCACGGGCGCTCGGTCTGGGCGTAGACGATCTCCGAGGTCGACATGGTGCCGGCCCACAGGAAGACGCACACGATGGACAGGCCCATCGCGATCTCGTAGGAGATGATCTGGGCGGTCGAGCGCAGGCCGCCGATCAGCGGGTACGACGACCCGGACGACCAGCCGGCAAGCAGGATGCCGTAGGCGCCGACGGAGGCGCACGCCAGGATGACGAGTACGCCGACCGGGGTGTCGGTCAGCTGCAGCGGCGTACGCGTGCCGAAGATGCTGACCATCGGCCCGATCGGGATGACCGCGAACGCCATGAACGCCGGGAAGGCGATGATGACCGGCGCGATCCAGTAGACCGGCTTGTCGGCCATCTTGGGGATGACCTCTTCTTTGAAGGCCAGCTTGATGCCGTCCATCAGCGACTGCAGCAGACCCGCCGGGCCGGTGCGGTTGGGGCCCGGGCGCGCCTGCATGAAGCCGATCAGGCGCCGCTCCCACCAGATCATCAGCAGCACGATGACGACCAGCAGGGCGAAGACTCCGACGGTCTTCAGCGCGATCAGCCAGAACGGGTCGTAGCCGAAGTCGCGCAGGGTCGGGGTGTTAGCCCCCGCGGCAAGCAGGGTGGTCACTTCGCGCCTCCCGCGGAGATCTGCACAACGGAGCCGACCGGGACCTGCAGGTCACGGCGCAGCCACGAGCCCGGCGACTTCATCGGCACCCAGGCGACCCGGTCGGTCATCTCGGTGACGATCAGCGGCAGGCTGATGGCGCCGTGCGGCGAGCTGACCGTGACGAGCTCACCGTCGACCACGCCGACCTCCTGCGCGGTCGCCGGCGAGAGCCGCACGACCGGGGCGCGCTGCGTGCCGGCGAGGTACTGCTCGCCTTCCTGCAGCGTGCCGTCGTCGAGCAGCTGGTGCCACGACGCCAGGATCGCGCTGCCGGCCTGCGGGGCCGGCGGCGGTGACGCGTGGGTCGCCGGCTCGGCGGTGGGACGCTGGTCAGTGGTGCCCAGGCGCTCGATCTCGGCGACGACAGCGTCCGGCACCGGCAGCCCGAGGTTGACGTCCATCTCATCGGCCAGCGAGTGCAGCACGCGCGAGTCCGGCAGCGCGCCGGTGCTGTGGATGGTCAGGTCGAACTTGCGACGCCGGCCCTCCCAGCTGATGAAGCTTCCGGACTTCTCCACGACCGGGGCGATCGGGAGTACGACGTCGGCCCACTCGGTCACGCTGGACGGGCGCTGCTCGATGCTGACGACGAACTTCGAGTTGCGCATCGCCTCGAGCGCCAGCTGCGGGTCGGGAAGGTCGGTGGCATCGACGCCGCCGAACAGCAGCCCCGCGATCTCACCGTCCCGGGTCGCCTGCAGGATCCCGGTCAGGTCGCGACCGACCTCACCGGGGATCGAGGTGCCCCACACAGTCTCCAACTCGGCGCGTGCGCCGACGTCGGCGACGAGGCGCCCACCAGGCAGCAGCGAGGGGAGGGTGCCGGCATCGATGCCGCTGCGCTCCCCCGCGCGACGCGGGACCCACGCGATGCGCGCGCCAGCGGCGCCGAGCGCCGCCACTCCACGCAGCGCGCCGGGCATCTCGGCCAGGCGCTCGCCGGCGAGCACGATGCAGCCGGCGCCTAGCCCGTCGGCGATCTCCTTGCCGAAGCCGCCCGCGGTGCGGTCGGCGATGGCCCCGAGCACCGAAGCCTCGGCACCGGGCTGGGTCGCGATCAGCTTGCCGCCGAGCTTCTGCAGGCCCCAGGTCGCGTACGGCGCGACCGAGTAGACGGCCAGCTCACCCTGGCGGACGGCCCGGCGCAGCCGGGTGAAGATGATCGGCGACTCCTCTTCCGGATCGAACCCGACGAGTACGACGCTCGTGGCCCGGTCCAGATCGGCGTACGTCACGGCACCGTCGGCTGGGCCGACGGCGGCAACGTGCGTCGCGAGGAACTCCAGCTCCTCATCGGAGTGCGCCCGGGCCCGCGAGTCGATGTCGTTGGTGCCGAGGGCCACCCGGGCAAACTTCGAGTAGGCGTAGGCGTCTTCGAGGGTCAGGCGCCCACCGGGCAGTACGCCGACACCGCCGGCGTCGCGCGCGGCACGCAGCCCCTTGGCCGCGACCTCAAGCGCCTCGGGCCAGCTGGTGGTGACGAGGTTTCCGTCTTCGTCACGGATCATCGGCTCGAGGATGCGCGAGTTGTCCTGGGCGTAGGCGAAGGCGAAGCGGCCCTTGTCGCAGGTCCACTCCTGGTTGACCTCGGGGTCGTTGCCAGCGAGGCGACGCATGGTCTTGCCACGTCGCCAGTCGGTGCGGATCGCGCAGCCAGAGGCGCAGTGCTCACACGTCGACGGGGTCGACTGCAGGTCAAACGGACGCGAGCGGAAGCGGTAGTCGGCGCTGGTCAGCGCACCCACCGGGCAGATCTGCACCGTGTTGCCGGAGAAGTAGGACTGGAACGGCTCGTCTTCATAGATCGCGACCTGCTCCAGCGCGCCGCGGTCAAACAGCTCGATGAACGGATCGCCGGCGATCTGCTGCGAGAAGCGGGTGCAGCGTGCACACAGCACGCAGCGCTCGCGATCGAGCAGGATCTGGGTGGAGATGTTGATCGGCTTGGGGTAGGTGCGCTTGACGTCGATGAAGCGCGACTCCGGGCGGCCGCTGGACATCGCCTGGTTCTGCAGGGGGCACTCGCCGCCCTTGTCACAGACCGGGCAGTCCAGCGGGTGGTTGATCAGCAGCAGCTCCATGATGCCCTCTTGGGCACGCTCGGCGACCTCGCTGGTCAGCTGGGTGCGCACGACCATGCCCTCGGCGACCTCGATGGTGCAGGCTGCCTGCGGCTTGGGCATGGGGCGCCCACCCATCTCGATCTCGACCAGGCACTGCCGGCAGGCCCCGATCGGGTCGAGCAGCGGGTGGTCGCAGAACCGCGGGATCTGGATGCCGACGGTCTCGGCAGCACGGATCACCAGCGTGCCCTGCGGCACCGACACCTTCAGGCCGTCGATGGTCAGGTTGACCATCGTGACGTCTGTGGTGGCGGGCTGGTTGGCGGTAGTCGTCATGCGCTCTCCTCCGAGGCGCCTACGAGCTCCGGCTGTTCGCCGGTCTCGTGGAAGGGGCACCCGCCGTACTCCAGGTGCAGCAGGTATTCGTCGCGGAAGTTCTTGATCGAGGACTGCGCGCAGGCGACCGCGCCGTCGGCGAGGGCGCAGAACGACCGGCCGCCGATGCTGTCGCAGATGTCCAGGATCTGGTCGACCTCCGCGGCCGTGGCCTCGCCGTTTTCGAGCCGCTCGTAGATCTGAACGAGCCAGAAGTTGCCCTCGCGGCACGGCGTGCACTTGCCGCACGACTCGTGGGCGTAGAACTCGATCCACTTCATCGTGGCGCGCACGTTGCAGTCGCTGTCGTCGAAGATCATCACGGCGCTGGTGCCGTTGAGCGATCCGGCGGCGGCGACGGAGTCGAAGTCAAGAGGTACGTCGATCTCGGCCGCGGTGAACGACGGCGTCGAGGACCCGCCCGGGGTCCAGAACTTCAGCTCGTGACCCTCGCGGATGCCGCCGGCCATCTCCAGCAGCTCGCGTAGCGTCGTACCCATCGGCGCTTCGTACTGGCCGGGACGCTTCACCCGACCAGACAGCGAGTAGATGCTGGTGCCGGGGCTCTTTTCCGGTCCGAGCTCCTTGTACCAGTCGGCGCCACCGAGCACGATCGAGGGCACGCTGGCGATGGTGCCCACGTTGTTGACGACGGTGGGCGAGGCGTAGAGGCCGGCGACCGCCGGGAACGGCGGCTTGAGGCGCGGCTGGCCGCGGCGGCCCTCCAGCGACTCCAGCAGCGCGGTCTCCTCACCGCAGATGTAGGCGCCGGCGCCCGCGTGCACCACGATGTCCAGGTCGAAGCCCGAGCCGAGGATGTCCTTGCCCAGGAACCCGGCCTCGTAGGCCTCGGCGACCGCGTTGCGCACGCGACGGATCGCATGGATCGCCTCACCGCGGATGTAGATCGCGCAGAAGTGCGAGCGGATCGCGTACGAGGCGATGATGCAGCCCTCGATCAGCGCGTGCGGGTCGTTCATCATCAGCGGCAGGTCGCGGCAGGTGCCCGGCTCGCCCTCGTCGGCGTTGATCACCAGGTACTTCGGCTTCGCGCCCGGTCCGGAGTCGCCCTGCGGCACAAACGACCACTTCATGCCGGTCGGGAAGCCAGCACCGCCGCGACCGCGCAGTGAGCTGTTCTTGACGAGCTCGATGAGCTCATCCGGGGTCGCTTTGAAAGCCTTGGGCAGCGCCTTGTAGCCGTCCAGGTCGCGGTAGGTCTCGATCGACCACGGCCGCTCGGCACCCCAGCGGGCCGACAGCACAGGAGTGAGGGGCATTAGCTCTTCGCCTCTTCCTTCGGTGGAACAGGGGGAATCGCGGTGTCGAAGTCGGCCTGCGGAGCGACCTCGTTGCGCTCCTGCGCCAACGCGACCCCGCGCAGCGTCGACTCGAGTACGTCGTGGGACTCGAGCTTCTCGCGCAGTACGTCGCGGTCGCCGAACCCGGCAAGCTCAAGCTCGGCATCGCGGAACGATGTCAGCCGTCCACCGCGGGTCGGTGCCGGCTTGGCGCCTTCCTGCAGCGCCGCGACCAGCTCGGTCGCCGACTGAACCGTCTGCTGGTCGAAGAATTCGTAGTTGACGGTCACCACCGGTGCGTAGTCGCACGCCGCCAGGCACTCGGCGTGCTCCAGGGTGATCGTGCCGTCGGCGGTCGTCTGGTCGTGCCCGACACCGAGGTAGTCCGACAGCGCCTGGTAGATCGCGTCGCCGCCGAGGAACCCGCACAGCGTGTTGGTGCAGACGCTGACCAGGTGCTCGCCGGTCGGGCGGCGCTTGTACATCGTGTAGAACGTCGCGACCGCGCCGACCTCGGCCTTGGTGATGCCGAGAACGTCCGAACACATCTCGACGCCCTCGGCCGTCACGTAGCCTTCCTCGGCCTGCACCAGGTGCAGCATCGGCAACAGGGCCGAGCGTGACTGCGGGTATCGCGAGACGATCTCCAGGGCCATCTCGCGGGTCTTCTCACTGAGCGCCATTAGCGATCACAACCCCCCATCACGGGATCCAGACTGGCCACGCTCGCGATGACGTCGGCAAGCAGCCCGCCCTCCGACAGTGCCGGCAGCGCCTGCAGGTTGATGAAGCTGGGCTCGCGCATGTGCACGCGCCACGGCCGGGTCGAGCCATCGGAGACGACGTGGATGCCGAGCTCGCCGCGCGGTGCCTCGATGGCGACGTACGACTGGCCCGGCGGTACCCGGAAGCCCTCGGTCACCAGCTTGAAGTGGTGGATAAGGCCCTCCATGGACTGGCCCATGATGTGCTTGATGTGCTCGAGGGAGTTGCCAAGGCCATCGGCGCCGATCGAGAGCTGGGCCGGCCAGCCGATCTTCTTGTCCTCGACCATGACCGGTCCCGGCTCGAGCGACTCGACCGCCTGGCGGCAGATCCGAAGCGACTCGCGCATCTCCGCGCAGCGCACCAAGAAGCGCGACCAGTTATCGCCCGCGTCGTGCACCGGTACGTCGAAGTCGTACTCGTCGTAGGTCAGGTAGGGGTCGGTCTTGCGCAGATCCCACGGCAGCCCGGCCGAGCGCAGCAGCGGGCCGGTCAGCCCGATCTGCAGCGCACCGGGAACGTTGATGAAGCCGACGTCCTTGAGCCGGTTCTGCCAGATCGGCTGTCCGCGAAGGAGGCGGTCGACGCCGTCGAACTCCTCCTCCATCTTGTCCGCCCACGCGGTGAACTGAGACTTGAAGTCGCTGGGCAGATCCTGCGCGACGCCGCCCGGGCGGATATAGGCGTGGTTCATCCGCAGCCCGGTGATGGCCTCGAGCAGGTCGAGGCAGTAGTTGCGGGCGCGGAAGCCGTTGGTCGCCGCGGTGGTCGAGCCGAGCTCCATGCCACCGGTGGCCAGCCAGATCCAGTGCGAGCTGATCCGGCAGATCTCCATCGTCAGCACCCGGATGATCTGGGCGCGGCGCGGTGCCTCGGTGCCCAGCAGATTCTCCACGGCCATGCAGTACGCCGCCTCGTTGAACAGCGGCGACAGGTAGTCGGCGCGGGTCAGGAAGGTGACGGCCTGGGTGAAGTTGCGGAACTCGACGTTCTTCTCGATGCCGGTGTGCAGGTAGCCGATGACCGCGCGGGCCTTCTCGACCGTCTCGCCGTCGAGGTCGACGACGATACGCAGCACGCCGTGCGTCGACGGGTGCTGGGGGCCGAGGTTGACGACGAGGTGCTCTTCCTCGATCGGGTCACCGTCGGCGTCGAACAGGTCGCTCCAGTCACCGCCGGTGACGGTGTAGACCTTGCCGTCCGTTGTCTGGCGCTGTCCAGCCTGCCTGGTGTTAGTGCTGGCCATTACTTGTATGCCCTTCGCTCATCTGGCGGCGGGATCGTCGCGTCGTGGTACTCGACGGGAATGCCGCCGAGCGGGTAGTCCTTGCGCTGCGGGAAGCCATCCCAGTCATCGGGCATCAGGATCCGAGTCAGCGCGTGGTGGCCATCGAAGATGACGCCGAACATGTCGTAGGTCTCGCGCTCCTGCCAGTCCGCGGTCGGGTAGACCTCGGTGGCGGTCGGCACGTGCGGGTTCTCGACGGTCGTGGCGACCTCGAAGCGCACGCGGCGGCGGAACGTCATCGACAGCAGGTGGTAGACGACGTGCAGGCGCTGCGCGGCGTACTCGTCCTGCTTCGGGTCTCCGCTCGCGGCGATCCCCGCATCACCGCGGTAGTAGTCGACGCCCGAGAGCGATGACAGCAGCTCGAAGCGCAGCTCGGCGTCGTCGCGGGCAACCTTCAAGATCCGAGCAATATGCGACTTCTCGACGTAGAACGTGATCTCGCCGCGGTCGACGATGGTGGCGATGTGCGCCTGGCGCCACTGCGAGTAGGCCTTGGCGAACCGGTCGGCGACCTCGTCGAAGTAGCCGCCGTAGGGGCGGTCGGTCGAGCGCGACGGGATGCCCGAGCCGGCGTGGATGCGCAAGCCGCCGAAACCGGAGGTGTCACCGGTGCCGGTGACACCGAACGAGCCGGCGCGCCCGGCCTGCTGGGCGATGGGTGTGTCGTCGAAGCGCTCCGGCTTCGGCGCCTTGTGCGGCATCGAGTCGGCGACGGCAAGCTCGCCGGCGTCCTCGTCCTCGTCACCGCCGACCTCGTCGTCGGCCTCGGCATCCTCGACCGCGTCGTCTTCGGCGTCCTGCGCAGCCTCGTCGACCTCGTCGTCGAGCTCCTCGTCGCCGTCGCCGGCGTACTCGGCCTCGGCGTCCTCATCACGATCAGGATCACTGACGGTGTGCGGGCCGGCGGCATCGGCGTGGGTCTCGCCAGCCTCGGTGGTGCGCTGGGCCTCGGCAACCTCTGCGCCATCGACGGTCTCGTCGGTGCTTTCGGGTCCGGCCTGCGGCTCGCTCTTAGGAGCGGCTGTGCCGCCCCGGCGAGTACGCCGAGCCGACGGACGCGGCGGATCGGCGTTCTGCTTAGAGGTCTCGCGCTTGTCGTCCTTGCCCTGGTTAGGGTTCGGGGTCGAAATGCTCATGAGCGGCGCGCCACCTCCGTCGACTCACTTGCCTCGAACGCAGCAAGCTCCTTCTGCAGACTCGGCTGCTCAAGCATCAGCTGCTTGTCGCGGCCCTGCGCCTTGGCATCGAGCCAGTCCTGGCGCAGCTGCTTGCCCGCGGCGCGCTTGCCCGGGTTGAGGGTGCGCTTGCCGGCGTACCGGATCGAGGAGGGCATCTCGACGTTGAGATCCTCGCCCTTCTCAGCGAGCACCTTGGCCCGCTTGGCGTTGATCGGCTCGTGCATGACCTTGTGATGCAGCTTCAGGATCGAGTCCAGCAGCATCTCCGGACGCGGCGGGCAGCCCGGCAGGTACATGTCAACCGGAACAACGTGATCGACGCCCTGCACGATCGCGTAGTTGTTGAACATGCCGCCGGAGGATGCGCAGACACCCATCGAGATGACCCAGCGCGGCTCGGGCATCTGGTCGTAGATCTGGCGCAGGACCGGAGCCATCTTCTGGCTCAGTCGACCGGCCACGATCATCAGGTCGGCCTGGCGCGGCGTCGCGGAGAACCGCTCCATGCCAAACCGCGCGAAGTCGTGCTGCGGACCGCCGGTCGTCATCATCTCGATGGCGCAGCAGGCCAGGCCAAACGTCGCCGGCCACATCGAGGACTTGCGGGCGTAGTTGGCGAGCTTCTCCACGCTCGTCAGCAGGATGCCGCTGGGGAGCTTCTCTTCGATTCCCATGCGCGCCCCTCCTTAGTTCCAGTTAAGTCCGCCGCGGCGCCATTCATAGGCGTAGGCGACGAACACGACGACGATGAAGATGAGCATTGCGATGAACCCGAACCACATCACGTCACCACTGGCAACGGCGTACGGGTAGATGAAGATCATCTCGACATCGAAGATGATGAACAGCATCGCGGTCAGGTAGTACTTAATCGGGAAACGGCCGTTGGTCAGCGGCTGGTGCACCGGCTCGATGCCGCACTCGTAGGCGTCGTACTTCGCCTTGTTGTAGCGCTTCGGGCCGACGATCGTCGCCAGACAGACCGAGAACACCGCAAACCCGAAGGCCAGTACGCCGAGGGCGACCAGCGGAACGTAAAGCGGAAGCATCAGCTAGACATCCTTCTTCTGCGCACCAACGCGATCGGTTGAGCTCATCACCGCACCGCCGGGGTGATCTTCTGCAGGCCGTTGAGGATGCGGTCCATCGCGTCCCCGTCGCGGGGGTCGGTCAGGTTGGCCATCATCTTCAGCACGAACTTCATCAGCAGCGGCCGCGGCAGGCCGTGCTTGGTGGCGATCCGCATGATGTGCGGGTTGCCGATCAGCTTCACGAATACCCCGCCGAGACGGTAGTAACTCCCGAGGTGGTCGGCCAGCGCGCCGTTGTAGCCCTCCAGCGCGCGCTCGCGCGACTGCGCCGTACGCCGGCCAAACGACTGGGCGACCGCCTCAGCAGCCAGCTCGCCGGTCTCCATCGCGTAGGCGATCCCCTCGCCGTTGAACGGGTTGATCGCACCGCCGGCATCGCCGACGAGCAGCAGCCCGTCGCGGTAGTGCGGATGTTTGTTGAAGCCCATCGGCAGTCCCCCGCCGCGGGTCGGGCCTTCGGCGTTGTCCTCGACGAAGCCCCACTCCTCGGGCAGTCCGCCGAGCCAGCGCACCAGCAGGTCGCGGTAGTTGATGTCCTGGAAGGACGCCGAGCTGTTGAGGATGCCGAGGCCGACGTTCGACGTACCGTCGCCGACCCCGAAAATCCAGCCATAGCCCGGAAGCAGCCGCCGCCCGCCGTCTGGGGTGTCTTCCCACAGCTCCAGCCACGACTCGAGGTAGTTGTCATCGTGACGCGGCGAGCGGTAGTAGCGGCGTACCGCCACACCCATCGGCCGCTTGTCGTCACGGACGATGCCTTCGCCGAGGCCGAGGCGTCCGCCCATGCCGTCGGCGGCGATCACGACGGGAGCGCGAAACTCTTGCGGCTCCTTGCCGGGCCCGACCTTGGCCACGACGCCGGTGACTCGGCCCGAGTCGTCGTGGACGGCGCCGGTGACGTTGCACTGCTCGATGAGCTTGGCGCCGACCTGCTGTGCGCGGCGGGCCAGCAGCTCGTCGAAGTCGGCGCGCGGGCGCACCAGACCGTAGTCGGGGAAGCTCGCGAGCTCGGGCCAGTCGAGCTCCAGACGAAGGCCGCCGCCGATGACCCGCAGGCCCTTGTTGCGGATCCAGCCGCCGCCGATGCCGTCGCCGCCGGGGTTGCCCTCGGAGGTGTCGATGCCCATCGCGACGATGTTCTTGACCGCGCGTGGGGTCAGCCCGTCGCCGCAGACCTTCTCGCGCGGGAAGACGCCCTTCTCAAGCAGCAGGACATCCAGCCCGTGCAGGGCCGCGTGGTAGGCCGCCGCCGAGCCTCCGGGGCCCGCTCCGACGACGATGACATCGGCGTCCGTGTGCGCACGGACAGCGCTCATGACCACAACCTCAAGACATGCTGGTGGGCACCGCAAGACGGCGCGCTTGTGAAAACTTGCACGAACTAACTTGCCAAGTCTAGAACTGGCATGCGAGCCGGTGAAAGTAAGGACAACCTAACCCGGCCTAGCCTCATACCAGCGGACGCGTGGCCCGGTGGATCGCCACGATTCCGCCGGTGAGGTTTCGCCACTGTGGGGAGATCCAGCCGGCATCGTCGATCAGCTCGGCCAGCCCCTGCTGGTCCGGCCATGCTCGGATCGACTCGGCCAGGTAGTCGTAGGCCTCGGCGTTGGAGGCAGAGCTGGCGGCCAGATGCGGCAGGGCCTTGAGTACGACGTCGAAGTAGGCGCGGCGCATCAGCGTCGTGGTGGGGGTCGAGAACTCGCAGATCGCCAGCCGACCGCCGGGCTTGGTGACGCGCAGCATCTCGCGCAGCGCCTGCGGCACGTCGGCGACGTTACGCAGGCCGAACGAGATCAGGACCGCATCGAAGCTCTGGTCGGCAAACGGCAGGTGCAGCGCGTCGGCGGCGACGAGGGGTACGGCGGCCCGGCGTACTCGCTCGGTTTGCATACCGGCGCGCAGCATCCCGAGAGAGAAATCGGCCCCCACGCAGTAGGCGCCGGACTTCGCCAGCTCGGCGGTCGAGACGCCGGTGCCGCAGGCCAGGTCGAGCACGCGTTGGCCGGCCTTGAGCTGCAGCGCCTTGCGGGTCGCGGTGCGCCAGACCCGGTCCAGGCCGCCGGTCATGACGGTGTTGGTGATGTCGTAGCGGCGCGCGACGCCGTCAAACATCTGCTGCACCTCGTGCGGCTTCTTATCCAGACGGGCGCGGTTCGGCTGCGTACTCACGAGCGACCACTCTAGCGGCGCCCGCCGTACTCGGTGGTCGAGCCTTTCGGTGGCGGCGTTGGGACGACCCGGTCGGGAACGCGCCCTAGTTCCGCACCGTCGCACCCCACGGCGCCCCCGCCACCGAAAGGCGAGCACATGAAGACGACCCTGCGACTGACGGCATCCGCGACGATCCTGATCGCCGTCGCGGCGTTCGCCTCCGCGTGCGGTAGCGAGCCGAAGACCGCCGGTCCAGCCGAGGTCCGGGTCGCCGGTAACTACCAAGACGAACCGCCGGTCTCCGAGCTCATCGACGACTGGCAGGAGCCGAAGGGATCTGGCGAGCTCGCCGTGCCCCACCTCGCTATCAAAGAGACTGGATTCAGCACGTCGACCACGCTGTCGTACGACGTTGCCGACGCCTTTGCCATGACCGACGACTACGACCTCGAAGACGGCGAGTCGCTGAAAGCCCCGGAGGGCCGTGAGTTCCTGATCGTCGAGCTTGAGCTCCGCAACCCTCCGTGGCGGACGCCGGGCGGATCCTCGGACAGCCCCGTCGTCGTCACGATCACCACCGATCCCATGCTGTACCGGGTGCCGGTCGAGATATTTGAACGTGGCGAGGCATCACTGCCCACCGAGACGATCCTGGTCACGGTTCAGGCCGGTGCGGACGTCACGCTCGGCCTGGACGACTACATCGCCGGCGGCGGAGAAAACACCATGAACCTGCGCACCGGTGCCGAGCCCGAATACTCCGCCTTCACCTATCAGGGTGAAGAGACCTTCTATCCGCTCTCGGCGGTGGGCACCGAACCGCCGACGACGAGCGCGGCCGCTGCGACTGCGACGAGTTCGAACTCGGGCTCGGACGGAGTGGTCGACCAGCTGCTGCTCACACCTGAGGGACCGATCACCCGTTATGCCTGGA
The nucleotide sequence above comes from Epidermidibacterium keratini. Encoded proteins:
- a CDS encoding NADH-quinone oxidoreductase subunit G, which encodes MTTTANQPATTDVTMVNLTIDGLKVSVPQGTLVIRAAETVGIQIPRFCDHPLLDPIGACRQCLVEIEMGGRPMPKPQAACTIEVAEGMVVRTQLTSEVAERAQEGIMELLLINHPLDCPVCDKGGECPLQNQAMSSGRPESRFIDVKRTYPKPINISTQILLDRERCVLCARCTRFSQQIAGDPFIELFDRGALEQVAIYEDEPFQSYFSGNTVQICPVGALTSADYRFRSRPFDLQSTPSTCEHCASGCAIRTDWRRGKTMRRLAGNDPEVNQEWTCDKGRFAFAYAQDNSRILEPMIRDEDGNLVTTSWPEALEVAAKGLRAARDAGGVGVLPGGRLTLEDAYAYSKFARVALGTNDIDSRARAHSDEELEFLATHVAAVGPADGAVTYADLDRATSVVLVGFDPEEESPIIFTRLRRAVRQGELAVYSVAPYATWGLQKLGGKLIATQPGAEASVLGAIADRTAGGFGKEIADGLGAGCIVLAGERLAEMPGALRGVAALGAAGARIAWVPRRAGERSGIDAGTLPSLLPGGRLVADVGARAELETVWGTSIPGEVGRDLTGILQATRDGEIAGLLFGGVDATDLPDPQLALEAMRNSKFVVSIEQRPSSVTEWADVVLPIAPVVEKSGSFISWEGRRRKFDLTIHSTGALPDSRVLHSLADEMDVNLGLPVPDAVVAEIERLGTTDQRPTAEPATHASPPPAPQAGSAILASWHQLLDDGTLQEGEQYLAGTQRAPVVRLSPATAQEVGVVDGELVTVSSPHGAISLPLIVTEMTDRVAWVPMKSPGSWLRRDLQVPVGSVVQISAGGAK
- the nuoH gene encoding NADH-quinone oxidoreductase subunit NuoH encodes the protein MLAAGANTPTLRDFGYDPFWLIALKTVGVFALLVVIVLLMIWWERRLIGFMQARPGPNRTGPAGLLQSLMDGIKLAFKEEVIPKMADKPVYWIAPVIIAFPAFMAFAVIPIGPMVSIFGTRTPLQLTDTPVGVLVILACASVGAYGILLAGWSSGSSYPLIGGLRSTAQIISYEIAMGLSIVCVFLWAGTMSTSEIVYAQTERPWFFLLLPVSAILYLIAMVGETNRAPFDLAEAESELVGGFHTEYSSMKFAMFFLAEYVNMVTVSALATTMFFGGWRAPFPFNLFDWANEGWWPMLWWLGKTCLLLSGFIWLRAALPRFRYDQFMAFGWKFMIPVALVWTTFMMFIRTAMYDNGDKMPMWGWIAIGIFTVLVLASVASYVMRAKPEIDNINANPAFPIPPMNLVVPPSGRAGGTSQRGRVSARRGRPALASKESTDG
- a CDS encoding NuoB/complex I 20 kDa subunit family protein, which produces MGIEEKLPSGILLTSVEKLANYARKSSMWPATFGLACCAIEMMTTGGPQHDFARFGMERFSATPRQADLMIVAGRLSQKMAPVLRQIYDQMPEPRWVISMGVCASSGGMFNNYAIVQGVDHVVPVDMYLPGCPPRPEMLLDSILKLHHKVMHEPINAKRAKVLAEKGEDLNVEMPSSIRYAGKRTLNPGKRAAGKQLRQDWLDAKAQGRDKQLMLEQPSLQKELAAFEASESTEVARRS
- a CDS encoding NADH-quinone oxidoreductase subunit D; its protein translation is MASTNTRQAGQRQTTDGKVYTVTGGDWSDLFDADGDPIEEEHLVVNLGPQHPSTHGVLRIVVDLDGETVEKARAVIGYLHTGIEKNVEFRNFTQAVTFLTRADYLSPLFNEAAYCMAVENLLGTEAPRRAQIIRVLTMEICRISSHWIWLATGGMELGSTTAATNGFRARNYCLDLLEAITGLRMNHAYIRPGGVAQDLPSDFKSQFTAWADKMEEEFDGVDRLLRGQPIWQNRLKDVGFINVPGALQIGLTGPLLRSAGLPWDLRKTDPYLTYDEYDFDVPVHDAGDNWSRFLVRCAEMRESLRICRQAVESLEPGPVMVEDKKIGWPAQLSIGADGLGNSLEHIKHIMGQSMEGLIHHFKLVTEGFRVPPGQSYVAIEAPRGELGIHVVSDGSTRPWRVHMREPSFINLQALPALSEGGLLADVIASVASLDPVMGGCDR
- a CDS encoding NADH-quinone oxidoreductase subunit C encodes the protein MPHKAPKPERFDDTPIAQQAGRAGSFGVTGTGDTSGFGGLRIHAGSGIPSRSTDRPYGGYFDEVADRFAKAYSQWRQAHIATIVDRGEITFYVEKSHIARILKVARDDAELRFELLSSLSGVDYYRGDAGIAASGDPKQDEYAAQRLHVVYHLLSMTFRRRVRFEVATTVENPHVPTATEVYPTADWQERETYDMFGVIFDGHHALTRILMPDDWDGFPQRKDYPLGGIPVEYHDATIPPPDERRAYK
- the nuoE gene encoding NADH-quinone oxidoreductase subunit NuoE → MALSEKTREMALEIVSRYPQSRSALLPMLHLVQAEEGYVTAEGVEMCSDVLGITKAEVGAVATFYTMYKRRPTGEHLVSVCTNTLCGFLGGDAIYQALSDYLGVGHDQTTADGTITLEHAECLAACDYAPVVTVNYEFFDQQTVQSATELVAALQEGAKPAPTRGGRLTSFRDAELELAGFGDRDVLREKLESHDVLESTLRGVALAQERNEVAPQADFDTAIPPVPPKEEAKS
- the nuoF gene encoding NADH-quinone oxidoreductase subunit NuoF is translated as MPLTPVLSARWGAERPWSIETYRDLDGYKALPKAFKATPDELIELVKNSSLRGRGGAGFPTGMKWSFVPQGDSGPGAKPKYLVINADEGEPGTCRDLPLMMNDPHALIEGCIIASYAIRSHFCAIYIRGEAIHAIRRVRNAVAEAYEAGFLGKDILGSGFDLDIVVHAGAGAYICGEETALLESLEGRRGQPRLKPPFPAVAGLYASPTVVNNVGTIASVPSIVLGGADWYKELGPEKSPGTSIYSLSGRVKRPGQYEAPMGTTLRELLEMAGGIREGHELKFWTPGGSSTPSFTAAEIDVPLDFDSVAAAGSLNGTSAVMIFDDSDCNVRATMKWIEFYAHESCGKCTPCREGNFWLVQIYERLENGEATAAEVDQILDICDSIGGRSFCALADGAVACAQSSIKNFRDEYLLHLEYGGCPFHETGEQPELVGASEESA